CTACTTCCTCAATAGACTGGTTAATCATTTGCAAGATATCTAATCCAATTGAATTGTTAGGAGAATGAAACTCAAGGCAAGCTATATCATCACCGATATCGATTAAACTTGCTCCTGCATTTTTTCTTATAACAGCATTATTATTTTTTAACTTTTGCAAGTTAATCTCTTTTTTATTTATATCTTTTTTCCGGTATTCTCCGTTGTGATAATATTCGTCGGGATTTTTATAAAACGTGTGAACACCTTTTTCCAGTATTCCTTTTACCCATGAAGGTACTTTTTCACCTTCTGCTTCCATACGCTCTACCGATGTTTCTACTCCAATGGCATCCCATGTTTCAAATGGCCCCATTTCCCAGCCAAATCCCCACTTAATTGCTTCATCAATAGCTGCAATGTTATTTGCAATCTCACTGCTTTTTTCGGCAGAATACAACAGCACCGGTTTCATAATATTCCAAACAAGCTTTCCTGCTTCGTCGTCTGTATATACAAGCGCTTTCAGTTTATCACTTAACGTTTTTTCTTGTTTTGCCTGCTCTGTAGAGGCTGTTTTTATTCTTTTTCTCGTTTCATATTCAAAGGTCTCAAGATTCAGTTCTAGTATTTCCGTTCCTTTTTCTCCTTTTTGTTTCTTATAAAATCCCTGTCCTGCTTTACTCCCAATCCAGCCTTTGTCTGCCATTTCTTTCATAAAAGCAGGCGGATCAAATACTTCCTTTTCTTCTCCTTCTACTTGGTCATACACATTTTTGGCCACATGAAGGAATGTATCGAGCCCTACGACATCCAGGGTTCGAAAAGTAGCGCTTTTTGGCCGTCCTATAACAGAACCCGTAACAGAATCAATCTCCCCTATGGACCAGCCGCCTTCCATCATCTCGCGTACTGTTACTAATAAACCGTATGTGCCGATTCGGTTTCCAATAAAATTAGGAGTGTCTTTCGCCTCTACCACGCCTTTTCCAAGTGTATCCTCAGAAAACTTTTTCATAAATTCCAGTATTTCTGGATCTGTTTTTTCGTTTGGTATGATTTCAAGCAATTTTAAGTAACGCGGCGGGTTAAAAAAATGAGTTCCTAAAAAGTGGGAGCGAAACTCTTCGGATCGCCCTTGTGCCATAGTATTGATGGAAATGCCGGAAGTATTTGAACTAACAATAGCATGAGGTTGTCGGTACGCTTCCACCTTTTCTAATACTTGCTTTTTCACTTCTACATTTTCCACTACTGCTTCAATAATCCAATCTGCTTCCTGTAATCGATGTAAATCGTCTTCCAAATTTCCCGCTTCAATACGAGAGAGATTAGTTTTCGTTGTTAACGGAGCCGGTTTCTGCTTCTTTAATTGTTTTAAACTCTGCCCGCTTAAGCGGTTGCGCACCTTTTTATCTTCTATGGTAAGGCCTTTTGCTTTTTCTTCATCCGTCCGTTCTTTAGGCACAATATCCAATAGAAGAACCGAAATACCTACATTAGCAAGATGAGCGGCAATACTTGCTCCCATTACCCCGGAACCAAGGACCGCAGCTGTATTTATGCTGCCTTTCATCGTTTTCCTCCTTCTTTAATTTGAATGAATACTCATTCAAATTTGTCTTAAAAAATATAATGAATAATCGTTCAGTTCTATTAATACTATAAAAGATTTTCTCTATTTTGACAATAGAAAAGACAGAAAATTTAAATGAGAAAACTTCGCTTGCCGCCAAATCTTTATGCCTAAGTCGAGTTTTGCTTATACTTTGATCCCTAAAGGAAAATAATCAGTTTCGACTTCTCTCTTATGATATGCATATTGTCTGTTAGAGGTTTACATACTAACTATCGTATATTAAAAAGGAGGAATGTATAAATGGATCAACAGCAGCAGCAAAACCAAAACCAGCAGCAAGTCATGCCTCAGCCCCCCCAGCATGTTACTGTAAAAGACCACTTGTACCTTTCTGACATGCTTAGTTGGAATTTAAATGCAGCAAAAAAAGCTGCTTTTTTTGCCAAACAGTGTACAGATATGGATATTAAGCAGGAGTTAGAAAAAACAGCTCAGATGCATGAACGGCATTATCAGCAGTTAATAACACATCTTCAATCAGGCAACCAGCCCATACAGCCAAATACCAATTAAAGAGGAGGTTTAAAAGATGCCTGGATCAAACAAAATTCAAAACCCCAAAACAGAAGTACCGCAAACTCCCGAAATGAATGATCATGATTTCTTAAATGATATGTTAACAACCGAAAAGTACATGACAGATTCATACAGCACCGCTATGAATGAAGCTAGTCACCAAGATCTTTATAACGATATTTCCATATTTTTTAACGAGACTCAAAATGTCCAGCGTGATTTATTTAATCTAATGTTTGAAAAAGGGTGGTACAGCTTTGAAGCTGCCGATCAGCAAACCATGGATCAAACCTTTCAGCAGTTCAGTGGATATAACAGCCAGCTTCCGACTGGAGGAATGACACAATAATCTACAATTGAATGGAGCTGTCCCAAGCGGGCAGCTCCTTTTTTTTCGATTGAATAAACAAACCCTTGTTCCTTAGGCACAAGAACAAGATGGCGAACGACGTATGTTTCCTATCTAACGAATCCATTTCATAAGTGCTATTTTGATTATCAAAAACGAAATGATATCGATTGTAGCGGAAGGCGCGACTCCTGCGAGATAAGCTTGAGCTGAGGACCCCGCAGGCAGCTTGCTGCCGAGGAGGCTGAAGCCAAGTCCGCGCAAAGAAAATACGAGTACGAACAAAGTGAATTGGAGTAGATGTCGCGCTTTGCCCGAGGGTGAAAGAGTCCGCCTGAAGCGAAAATCGAATGATAACGAGGGGATGTTATATAATGTTCGTTTATAATGATATAGAAATGAATGATGAAATTCATTCTTACAGAATAAAAATTTTTTTAATTCTTTTTCCTCTCTTTTTATGTTTTTAAACCTTTTTTCGAAAGTTTTTTTGAAAAATTTTTTAGGCTTCTATCACTTGTCTTATCTGACTTACAGCATTTATTGGATATTGAAGCTTAAATTTTTTTATTTGTAGAGGTTTATTTAAAATTTTACTTGGGTATCAGACCTAACGACTCGCCATTTTCATTAAAATCTATTTAGTGGAAAAGGAGTGATGGTGTAATGGCAGTCGATAGATACCCTTCCAGACAAGGTCAACAGGCAAAAATTATGGAAAGACAAGACCCTGTAATTCACCGTAACCCCGAATTCGCAGATGGTCCTTTAACGGAACAGGACTTAAAAGGTTTTGAAGAAAATGGCTACTTAATGTTTGAAAAACTTTTTAACGATGACGAAGTAGCTATTATGAAAAGCGAGTTGCGGCGCACGATGGACCTCAATCAAGAAAGAAATGCAGACGACGTGATTAAAGAACCCGGAAGTAATGAAATTCGGTCCGTGTTTGAAATTCACAAAGACAGCGGTTTCTTTCAGGCGTTATCCAAAAACCATCGTATTGTGAAAGCAGCCCAGCAGCTGTTAGGCAGCCAAGTTTATATCACACAGTCCCGAATAAATTTTAAACCAGGCTTTAAAGGTAAGGAGTTTTACTGGCATTCGGACTTTGAGACTTGGCACATAGAAGATGGCATGCCTAATATGCGAGCGGTAAGCTGCTCGATCATTCTAACGGATAACTATGAGTATAATGGCCCGCTCATGTTAATTCCTGGTTCCCAAAAATGGTACGTATCCTGCCCTGGTGAAACACCTGAAGATAATTACAAATCTTCGCTGCAAAAACAAGAAACTGGGGTACCGGATAATGAAAGCATGAAATGGCTTGTGGATCAAGCAAATGGAAGAATTGACCGGGCAACTGGACCTGCCGGCTCTGTATTGTTCTTTGAATGCAATACAATGCACGGATCTGCCGGCAATATTTCACCGTATCCGCGCAGTAACGTTTTCTTTGTATTTAATTCGATTGAAAACAAACTCACTAACCCATATTCCGGCCAGTCTCCGCGTCCAGAATTCCTTGCAAACCGGGAAGATATTAAGCCTATTACACCGAACAAAGACCGTTTACAAACCTTTACTAGTCGAATTGCTAGAAGATAAGTTAGAACAGAGGCTGCCCTTCACATGTCAAGGGCAGCTTTTTTTCGTACCAAATGGCCATTATTAGGTTTTATACGTTCATTGACCGGAAAGAAATGTGAAGACTTAACATTATACGGAAAAACGGCAGCAGTTAAGAAAGGAATAACGACCTATGAGACTTAAAAATTTTTTACCTAGACCTATTCGTAAGTTGTCGAGTATGTCCTACCGGCAAATTTGGTATGAACTTCGTTCTAACCTATGGTTCAGCTCACTCATATATGCAGTTTTTGCTGTAGTTCTTATATTTTTCTCCTATTGGCTCGATTTTACTGCCCAGATAAAACAGTATATGCCGGATATGTTTTTAACGACTTATGAGCTCACCTATATATTAGTAAGCACTTTGATTGCTGGTATCCTTACCTTGAACGCTTTTACATTTAACTCTATTCTAGTTGTCTTAACTAGTTTCTCTGGCCAATTTTCTCCACGAATGCTGTCAAGCTTTATTTCAGACCGCCGCACACAGCATGTAATCGGCATTTTTAATGCTTGTTTTCTTTATGTTCTTATAGCATTCTTTTTAATAAACGAAGAAGAAAACGGTATGTATGTTGCCATTCCGATTTTCACAGTTATTTCAGCCTTTTTAGCTTTATCAAACTTTGTATTTTTCATCAATCATGCTGTTAAATGGATGCAGGTACCTAACCTGACTAACAACATGAAATACGAATCACAGCAAACGATTTTGCGTACCTTATTAAAAGATTTAGAGCCTTACCGAACGAAGGAACCTAATCATACGGAAAAAGAATTAAATGAAAGAGAAGGACATGTTATTGCGGCAAATGCAGCCGGTTTTATTCAAATATTTGATTACAAACATTTAATTAAAGAAGCCAAGAGAGATAAAATCATTTTACGGCTCGAACGCCGGATCGGGGATTTTGTAACAGAAGGTATGCCTATCATCACATATTGGAAAATAGATGATACCGCTGTTAATGAATTTAAGTACAGAAGACTTATATACTTGGGTCCGAAAAAAACAGAAGTACAAGATTTGGAATTTGGCGTAAATAAGCTAACAGAAATCGCAATTAAAGCCATAGGGAATAGTGACCCAAACACAGCGAATAACGTGATATATCAACTAGCAGACTTACTGGTCTCGATTTCGAAAGTTACCCGGTTCACTCCCTATTTAACTGATATAGATAATAAACTCCGGCTTATTATTAAAGAAGAGTCGTTTGATTATTACTTGTACTCTGCCTTTTCCCAAATAAGTGTATATGCTAAAAATGACCCTTTTCTAACGACAAATATATTGGAAGCCATAACGATTCTTTCGCATTCTGTACCTCCAGAGAATCATCTTTGCTGCTGGGAATTTGCAAAAACAGTTGCAAGAGGATATAAGGAAGGCTTCACCTATGCCTACAATGAACAAAGGTTTTATAATAGTTTAAGGGGTATTGCACAAAAAACGGGACACTTGAATAGATATAAAGAGTTTGAACAGGAAATCAAATCAAACATGGTTATAGAAAAATAATAGGCTGCCTCCGCAGTATACAGTGCGGAAGGCAGCCTGTTTTATTCTTCTTGTTTTTCTTGATTCCTGTTGGAAGAATGCTGCGATAATAGCAACCCATAAAGCATCGCAAAAACCATACCGCCAAATCCGATCATTTGAAAAGCTGCACTTTGTGAATTTTGAAATTGAACCGTACCAATAAAAAATAGAAGTACAAAGACAGTCATCATAATAAAAGTCCATAACATCGGCTGTTTCATAAACTCACTCCCATTTTCATGTTATCTTTCCATGATATGTGCGCGCGTCTGAAATAATGCAGAGATTTTTTTGATGTTATGTTGTTTTTCCGTATTTTACTTTTTTAAAACCTGTTTTTATATACTTTTTGTAAATAACCTTCCAGAGAAATTCCATAAATGAACAGCATACCTATGAAAAGGCATGCTGTTAGGTTTTATTCCTTAATATAAAGATTCCCGCTTACCGATTCCAAATGGATGAGCACATCACCTGCTCCTTTTTTTCCTTTCAAGCTTCTATTTCCGCTTTGTTCTATTGTATCTAAGGCTACGTTATTTCTAATATCGCCGCTTACGACAGAAACATCTAAACGAACATCCTCTTCTCCCACTTGAAGATCGACATCACCAGAAGTAACATTCATACGAACTTCGTTTTTTATTTCTTTCCATTGTACATTTATATTGCCTGACGTTACATTGGCTTTAAGTGGTCCGGAATAATCATTCATGTTAATATTTCCAGAGATTGTTTCCACTGCTGCCTTGTCGGTTTGTACATCATTTAGAGTGAGATCACCTGATTTTGCTGAGAGGTCTATTTCTTCTGTTTTCATATTCGCAATATACGTATCACCAGAAGCGATATTTGTCTGTATGGATTTATATCTTTTTTCTTGTTCATTTTCCAAGCGGAAATCACCCGATCCCGCTTTAATGGAAAGGCGGCCTTTAAACGTTTCTGGAATGGTTACAACCCAATTAGAATTTTTACCTAAGGTGAAAAAAGAAAACCAATGTTGTTTTGGCTGAGTAATGGTTAACGCATTATTATCTTGAGAGATTTCCACATCACTGTCTTTATTACGTGCAGAAGTCTCAATGCTTACCGTATCTTTATCATGCGTTTTTATAGTAACATCACTCGATAATGCATGGATCTGTATACTGTCTGCTTCTTGGAGTGTTTCTTCTAAATGTTTAGTAGAACTGCCTAATCCAGGGGCATACTGGTTGACATTTGCAAATAACGATCCGGTTAATATAACAAGCCCTATCAAAACAAGAATC
This DNA window, taken from Alteribacillus bidgolensis, encodes the following:
- a CDS encoding 3-hydroxyacyl-CoA dehydrogenase/enoyl-CoA hydratase family protein; amino-acid sequence: MKGSINTAAVLGSGVMGASIAAHLANVGISVLLLDIVPKERTDEEKAKGLTIEDKKVRNRLSGQSLKQLKKQKPAPLTTKTNLSRIEAGNLEDDLHRLQEADWIIEAVVENVEVKKQVLEKVEAYRQPHAIVSSNTSGISINTMAQGRSEEFRSHFLGTHFFNPPRYLKLLEIIPNEKTDPEILEFMKKFSEDTLGKGVVEAKDTPNFIGNRIGTYGLLVTVREMMEGGWSIGEIDSVTGSVIGRPKSATFRTLDVVGLDTFLHVAKNVYDQVEGEEKEVFDPPAFMKEMADKGWIGSKAGQGFYKKQKGEKGTEILELNLETFEYETRKRIKTASTEQAKQEKTLSDKLKALVYTDDEAGKLVWNIMKPVLLYSAEKSSEIANNIAAIDEAIKWGFGWEMGPFETWDAIGVETSVERMEAEGEKVPSWVKGILEKGVHTFYKNPDEYYHNGEYRKKDINKKEINLQKLKNNNAVIRKNAGASLIDIGDDIACLEFHSPNNSIGLDILQMINQSIEEVEKNFKGLVIGNHGKNFCVGANLMMILMEAQDDNFIEIDMVVRQFQIAMSNIKYAKRPVVAAPHGMSLGGGAEICLPSASVQAASETYMGLVETGVGLIPGGGGNKELYLRHIENLPQDESAKLLAAANKVFEKIAMAKVSTSADEARDNGFLSDRDDVIVNGDHTIYYAKQQAIHLYEKGYVPPQRKKVPVVGETGYAAMKLGAKTLQFGGMVSEHDVKIAEKLAFVLAGGRVPKGTLVDEQYLLDLEREAFLSLVGEPKSQQRMQHMLTKGKPLRN
- a CDS encoding spore coat protein, producing the protein MPGSNKIQNPKTEVPQTPEMNDHDFLNDMLTTEKYMTDSYSTAMNEASHQDLYNDISIFFNETQNVQRDLFNLMFEKGWYSFEAADQQTMDQTFQQFSGYNSQLPTGGMTQ
- the thpD gene encoding ectoine hydroxylase yields the protein MAVDRYPSRQGQQAKIMERQDPVIHRNPEFADGPLTEQDLKGFEENGYLMFEKLFNDDEVAIMKSELRRTMDLNQERNADDVIKEPGSNEIRSVFEIHKDSGFFQALSKNHRIVKAAQQLLGSQVYITQSRINFKPGFKGKEFYWHSDFETWHIEDGMPNMRAVSCSIILTDNYEYNGPLMLIPGSQKWYVSCPGETPEDNYKSSLQKQETGVPDNESMKWLVDQANGRIDRATGPAGSVLFFECNTMHGSAGNISPYPRSNVFFVFNSIENKLTNPYSGQSPRPEFLANREDIKPITPNKDRLQTFTSRIARR
- a CDS encoding DUF2254 domain-containing protein, translated to MRLKNFLPRPIRKLSSMSYRQIWYELRSNLWFSSLIYAVFAVVLIFFSYWLDFTAQIKQYMPDMFLTTYELTYILVSTLIAGILTLNAFTFNSILVVLTSFSGQFSPRMLSSFISDRRTQHVIGIFNACFLYVLIAFFLINEEENGMYVAIPIFTVISAFLALSNFVFFINHAVKWMQVPNLTNNMKYESQQTILRTLLKDLEPYRTKEPNHTEKELNEREGHVIAANAAGFIQIFDYKHLIKEAKRDKIILRLERRIGDFVTEGMPIITYWKIDDTAVNEFKYRRLIYLGPKKTEVQDLEFGVNKLTEIAIKAIGNSDPNTANNVIYQLADLLVSISKVTRFTPYLTDIDNKLRLIIKEESFDYYLYSAFSQISVYAKNDPFLTTNILEAITILSHSVPPENHLCCWEFAKTVARGYKEGFTYAYNEQRFYNSLRGIAQKTGHLNRYKEFEQEIKSNMVIEK
- a CDS encoding DUF4097 family beta strand repeat-containing protein, with the protein product MRRLAGLILVLIGLVILTGSLFANVNQYAPGLGSSTKHLEETLQEADSIQIHALSSDVTIKTHDKDTVSIETSARNKDSDVEISQDNNALTITQPKQHWFSFFTLGKNSNWVVTIPETFKGRLSIKAGSGDFRLENEQEKRYKSIQTNIASGDTYIANMKTEEIDLSAKSGDLTLNDVQTDKAAVETISGNINMNDYSGPLKANVTSGNINVQWKEIKNEVRMNVTSGDVDLQVGEEDVRLDVSVVSGDIRNNVALDTIEQSGNRSLKGKKGAGDVLIHLESVSGNLYIKE